A genomic region of Streptomyces sp. R33 contains the following coding sequences:
- a CDS encoding TetR/AcrR family transcriptional regulator: MEQHSPLRERLIDVGVDLVLTEGTAALGLREIARRAGVSHGAPRRYFPTHHSLLSAIARRGFADLGGRFAAATAGAPSPREQVKALGYAYVGYALEHRGMFELMFRHDLLDSEGQESAGPSDTVQEDSEQEDSEQEDSGQGTSGKQPRLRESTLPLFRLLVGLVSRCRAGGDPEVTAAALWANLHGVAQLWAWGSLPLVLGDTAGHRAGVERLVDAALDAHLGAVPA, translated from the coding sequence ATGGAACAGCACAGCCCGCTCCGGGAACGTCTGATCGACGTCGGCGTCGACCTCGTACTGACCGAGGGCACCGCCGCCCTCGGCCTGCGTGAGATCGCCCGCCGCGCCGGGGTGTCGCACGGCGCACCCCGGCGCTACTTCCCCACCCACCACTCCCTGCTCTCGGCGATCGCCCGGCGCGGATTCGCCGATCTCGGCGGCCGGTTCGCGGCGGCGACCGCCGGTGCTCCATCGCCGCGCGAGCAGGTGAAGGCGCTCGGGTACGCGTACGTCGGCTACGCGCTGGAGCACCGCGGGATGTTCGAGCTGATGTTCCGTCACGACCTGCTCGACAGCGAAGGACAGGAGAGCGCCGGGCCATCGGACACCGTGCAGGAAGACTCTGAGCAGGAAGACTCTGAGCAGGAAGACTCCGGGCAGGGGACCTCGGGGAAGCAGCCGAGGCTGCGTGAGTCCACCCTCCCCCTGTTCCGCCTGCTCGTCGGGCTCGTCTCCCGCTGCCGGGCCGGCGGGGACCCCGAGGTCACCGCCGCCGCCCTGTGGGCCAACCTGCACGGCGTGGCCCAGTTGTGGGCCTGGGGCAGCCTGCCCCTGGTCCTCGGCGATACGGCCGGCCACCGGGCCGGGGTCGAACGGCTCGTCGACGCCGCCCTCGACGCCCACCTCGGGGCGGTCCCCGCATGA
- a CDS encoding DUF6817 domain-containing protein produces the protein MPVPAQPDGPEARALALLRELGAGRLEHPGGTLLAHLERVRAQLGAWGARPALRLAGLCHAFYGTDGFATALLPVDRRSALAAVIGAEAEAIVYFYAGCDRAASYPTLAADEEGAASFRDRFTGQVYSPDRRSRRDFAELSAANELDLARIDPAFRAAHGPGLLALFTRLRGLLTEPAWRDCQAVLGGAS, from the coding sequence ATGCCGGTACCGGCACAGCCCGACGGGCCGGAGGCCCGCGCCCTTGCCCTGCTGCGCGAGCTGGGCGCCGGGCGGCTCGAACACCCCGGCGGCACCCTGCTCGCTCATCTGGAACGCGTACGGGCGCAGCTCGGGGCGTGGGGTGCCCGGCCGGCGCTCCGACTCGCGGGTCTGTGCCACGCGTTCTACGGTACGGACGGCTTCGCCACCGCCCTGCTGCCGGTCGACCGGCGGTCCGCGCTCGCGGCGGTGATCGGGGCGGAGGCCGAGGCGATCGTCTACTTCTACGCCGGTTGCGACCGCGCGGCCTCCTATCCGACGCTCGCCGCAGACGAGGAGGGCGCGGCTTCGTTCCGCGACCGGTTCACCGGCCAGGTGTACTCCCCCGACCGCAGGTCGCGGCGGGATTTCGCCGAGTTGTCCGCCGCGAACGAACTGGACCTCGCCCGGATCGACCCCGCGTTCCGCGCGGCCCACGGGCCCGGTCTCCTCGCGCTGTTCACCCGGCTGCGGGGCCTGCTGACCGAGCCGGCCTGGCGGGACTGCCAGGCCGTGCTCGGCGGTGCGTCCTGA
- a CDS encoding LysR family transcriptional regulator: MTLDDLRVFVAVCRAGSLSAVARDLGCTQSAVSQHVRRLEKQTGTGLLERHARGVVPTEAGRILQAAAADGIAGLDGALRRLDDLVRGDTASVRITTGATTVRHFMSEAVVDFRRRHPQVSLEFQTENSSRSCFDALAADDLDLAWITIGRPVRGIEQRPVMELPWVLAVCADDPLAARTRIEPADLAGIRHIRLPENSASRAHLDAAFAESGIRIRSDTSVADWDTALLLAELGLGHAVVPALPGWRVPGSDGPLRLVPVPALPALAVGWAVRRWASLSPLARVFADDVARSCTARAARQQ, encoded by the coding sequence ATGACCCTCGACGATCTCCGCGTCTTCGTGGCCGTCTGCCGGGCCGGCAGTCTCAGCGCCGTCGCCCGCGACCTCGGCTGCACCCAGTCGGCCGTCAGCCAGCACGTCCGCCGCCTCGAGAAGCAGACCGGCACCGGTCTGCTGGAGCGGCACGCCCGCGGCGTCGTCCCCACCGAGGCCGGGCGCATCCTCCAGGCGGCCGCCGCCGACGGCATCGCCGGGCTCGACGGCGCCCTGCGGCGCCTCGACGACCTCGTCCGCGGGGACACCGCCTCGGTGCGCATCACCACGGGCGCGACGACCGTCCGGCACTTCATGTCCGAGGCGGTCGTCGACTTCCGGCGCCGCCACCCCCAGGTCAGCCTGGAGTTCCAGACCGAGAACTCCAGCCGCAGCTGCTTCGACGCGCTCGCCGCCGACGACCTGGACCTCGCCTGGATCACCATCGGCAGGCCCGTGCGCGGCATCGAACAGCGCCCGGTGATGGAGCTGCCCTGGGTGCTCGCGGTCTGCGCCGACGACCCCCTCGCCGCCCGGACCCGCATCGAGCCGGCCGACCTCGCCGGCATCCGCCACATCCGGCTCCCGGAGAACTCCGCGTCCCGGGCCCACCTCGACGCCGCCTTCGCGGAATCCGGCATCCGGATACGGTCCGACACCAGCGTGGCCGACTGGGACACCGCCCTGCTGCTGGCCGAACTGGGCCTCGGCCACGCCGTCGTGCCGGCACTGCCCGGCTGGCGGGTCCCCGGGTCAGACGGCCCGCTGCGCCTCGTCCCGGTCCCGGCGCTGCCTGCTCTCGCGGTCGGCTGGGCCGTTCGCCGCTGGGCGTCCCTGTCCCCGCTGGCCCGGGTCTTCGCCGACGACGTCGCCCGCAGCTGCACGGCGCGCGCCGCGCGGCAGCAGTGA